From a single Sebastes umbrosus isolate fSebUmb1 chromosome 17, fSebUmb1.pri, whole genome shotgun sequence genomic region:
- the p2rx1 gene encoding P2X purinoceptor 1 isoform X4, translated as MYDQRDIAQPQWWVFIYEKGYQSTDIAVSSVFTKMKGVGYTNINGSERVWDVADYVFPPQGDASFVVMTNYIITEGQMMGKCPELQGKHNCSSNADCEGGSFKRTGHGQMTGVCLNTTKTCEVLAWCPVEDDHNIPDPPMLMSAENYTLFIKNSVTFPLFDVSRSNLVEGIDAGYISKCLHNPVTAPLCPIFRLGDIVNMSGFNFETIARVGGAIGIVVDWTCNFDVDVKHCRPKYNFHGLYGNPAETDKARASVGYNFRYAKHYLEDKVQKRTLLKVFGIRLDIIVQSLARKFDIIPTLTAIGSGVGIFGVATVVCDLVLLYLLPKREFYHNMKFKHTDTHTQHDSESLGLETSDYYILEANARQVQDTGQCNDPDSEACSTETDVSKK; from the exons ATGTATGACCAACGTGACATTGCACAACCACAATG GTGGGTGTTCATCTACGAGAAAGGCTACCAATCTACAGACATAGCAGTAAGCTCCGTCTTCACTAAAATGAAAGGAGTGGGCTATACCAACATAAACGGAAGTGAGAGAGTCTGGGATGTGGCCGACTACGTCTTCCCTCCGCAG GGAGACGCATCTTTTGTGGTGATGACAAACTATATCATAACTGAAGGTCAGATGATGGGAAAGTGTCCCGAG CTCCAAGGCAAGCACAACTGCAGCTCAAACGCTGACTGTGAAGGAGGGAGTTTCAAACGTACGGGACATG GGCAAATGACGGGAGTCTGCCTGAATACAACGAAGACCTGCGAGGTGTTGGCTTGGTGCCCTGTTGAGGACGACCACAACATACCAGA TCCTCCTATGTTGATGTCTGCAGAGAACTACACACTATTCATCAAAAACTCTGTAACTTTCCCCTTATTTGACGTCTCAAG GAGTAACCTGGTGGAGGGTATTGATGCTGGATACATCAGCAAATGCCTTCATAATCCAGTGACTGCTCCACTGTGTCCCATATTCAGACTGGGAGACATAGTTAACATGTCTGGGTTCAACTTCGAAACAATAGCCAGAGTG GGAGGGGCCATTGGTATTGTGGTTGACTGGACGTGTAACTTCGATGTGGATGTAAAACACTGTCGACCAAAGTACAACTTCCACGGTCTGTACGGAAACCCTGCCGAGACAGACAAAGCCAGAGCTTCAGTGGGCTACAATTTCAG GTACGCAAAGCATTATTTGGAGGACAAAGTTCAGAAGAGAACCCTCCTCAAAGTGTTTGGGATCAGGCTCGATATCATCGTGCAGTCACTG GCAAGAAAGTTCGATATCATCCCAACACTAACTGCTATAGGCTCTGGAGTGGGCATCTTTGGGGTG GCAACTGTAGTATGCGACTTGGTGCTGCTCTATTTGCTACCAAAAAGGGAATTTTACCACAACATGAaattcaaacacacagacacacatacacag cATGACAGCGAGTCGCTTGGTTTAGAAACAAGCGACTATTACATCCTTGAAGCAAATGCAAGACAAGTCCAAGACACTGGGCAGTGCAAC GACCCCGATTCAGAGGCATGTAGCACAGAGACGGATGTATCCAAA AAGTGA